The following are from one region of the Vitis riparia cultivar Riparia Gloire de Montpellier isolate 1030 chromosome 9, EGFV_Vit.rip_1.0, whole genome shotgun sequence genome:
- the LOC117921848 gene encoding LOW QUALITY PROTEIN: uncharacterized protein LOC117921848 (The sequence of the model RefSeq protein was modified relative to this genomic sequence to represent the inferred CDS: inserted 2 bases in 1 codon; deleted 2 bases in 2 codons), which translates to MNVVLSDIRDRMDRQDAVIASLREERTQRAPNARRQRRRARVDDSDDYKEDEFEDENDQASLNHESKFAPRGERRGRGKNDPEVYLEWEKKVEFIFECHNYSEEKKVKLAVIEFTDYAIIWWDQLVMNRRRNYERPIETWEEMKATMRRRFVPSHYYRDLYQKLQSLTQGYRSVDDYHKEMEIAMIRANVEEDREATMARFLNGLNRDIANVVELQHYVELEDMVHMAIKVERQLKRKGTRSFQNPSSSASWRPNGRKDEGVVFTSKTEPPKRRDKLPMSTKVKNESQTRNRDIKCFCCLGVGHIASQCPNKRTMIARVDGEVETESEEDDDQMSSLEDACDDNVEYPVEGESLVARRALSAQVKEDDMEQQRENIFHTRCHINNKVCSMIIDGGSCTNVASTTLVEKLNLPTLKYPRPYKLQWLNDCGEVKVNKQVLVSFSIGRYKDEVLCDIVLMHAGHILLGRPWQFDRKEYEDVFSNDVPSGLPLIRGIEHQIDFVPGTTIPNRPAYRSNPEKTKELQRQVKELLTKGHVKDSLSPCAVSVLLVPKKDGTWRMFVFLGYVVSAKGIEVDEEKVKAIKEWPTPKSITEVRSFHGLASFYLRFVKDFSTLATPLTEIIKKSMGFKWGSEQDRAFIEIKERLCGAPLLALPDFSKTFEIECDASGIGIGGVLMQEKRPITYFSEKLNGTTLNYLTYDKELYALVRALETWQHYLWPKEFVIHTDHESLKHLKGQGKLNRRHAKWVEFIETFPYVIKYKQGKENIVVDALSRRLDGYLFRENRLCVPNSSMRELLVHEAHGGGLMGHFGVRKTLDVLHEHFFFPKMKRDVERACARCITXRQAKSRVLPHGLYTPLPVPSAPWVDISMDFVLGLPRSRNGRDSIFVVVDRFSKMAHFISCHKTDDATHIANLFFRKIVRLHGVPKSIVSDRDVKFLSYFWKVLWRKLGTKLLFSTTCHPQTDGQTEVVNRTLSTLLHTIIQNNLKNWEDCLPFIEFAYNRSVHSITNFSPFEIVYGFNPLTPLDLLPLPVIWVHMRKERFPTCRQSKLHPRGDGPFQVLERINDNAYKLDLPGEYNISATFNVSDLSPFDVGDDSRTNPFEKRGNDENQQAFNDPLHVPVGPITKARSKKIKEALNGLIQEIWVLTQDILSLAQRKMKV; encoded by the exons ATGAACGTGGTGCTTAGTGATATTCGGGATCGGATGGATAGGCAAGACGCTGTTATCGCTTCTTTGCGAGAGGAACGTACCCAAAGAGCCCCTAATGCTAGAAGGCAAAGAAGGCGTGCGCGCGTTGATGATTCTGATGACTACAAGGAAGATGAGtttgaagatgaaaatgatCAAGCTTCATTGAACCATGAGAGCAAGTTTGCGCCAAGGGGCGAAAGGCGTGGTAGAG GGAAAAATGATCCAGAAGTGTACTTGGAGTGGGAGAAGAAGGTGGAGTTCATCTTTGAGTGCCATAACTACTCCGAGGAGAAAAAGGTAAAACTAGCTGTGATTGAGTTTACTGACTATGCTATTATATGGTGGGATCAACTTGTGATGAACAGAAGAAGAAACTATGAGAGGCCTATTGAGACatgggaggaaatgaaagccACCATGAGGAGACGGTTTGTCCCTAGTCACTACTATAGGGACTTGTATCAGAAATTACAGAGTCTTACTCAAGGCTATAGGAGCGTGGATGACTATCACAAGGAGATGGAGATTGCTATGATTCGGGCTAATGTAGAGGAGGATAGAGAAGCTACTATGGCAAGGTTTCTGAATGGGCTGAATCGGGACATTGCCAACGTGGTGGAGTTACAACACTATGTGGAGTTGGAGGACATGGTGCACATGGCAATAAAGGTGGAACGACAGCTTAAAAGGAAAGGAACTCGGTCATTTCAAAATCCCAGCTCCTCTGCTTCATGGAGACCAAATGGGAGGAAAGATGAAGGGGTTGTTTTCACGTCCAAAACCGAACCACCAAAAAGGAGAGAT AAGCTCCCAATGTCAACAAAGGTAAAAAATGAATCCCAAACTCGTAATCGTGATATTAAatgtttttgttgtttgggAGTAGGTCATATAGCTTCACAATGCCCAAATAAAAGGACCATGATCGCACGTGTTGATGGAGAGGTGGAAACTGAAAGTGAGGAAGATGATGACCAGATGTCATCATTGGAGGATGCTTGTGATGATAATGTGGAGTATCCAGTGGAGGGTGAGTCACTTGTGGCTAGGCGTGCTTTAAGTGCCCAAGTTAAAGAGGATGACATGGAACAACAAAGGgagaatatttttcatactagaTGTCACATCAACAATAAGGTATGTAGTATGATCATTGATGGGGGGAGTTGTACTAATGTGGCTAGCActactttagttgaaaaattgaatttacctACCTTGAAATACCCTAGACCATATAAGTTGCAGTGGTTGAATGATTGTGGAGAGGTTAAGGTAAATAAGCAAGTGctggtttctttttcaattggGAGGTACAAGGATGAAGTACTTTGTGATATTGTTCTAATGCATGCGGGTCACATTTTATTAGGTAGGCCTTGGCAATTTGACAGAAAG GAATATGAGGATGTGTTTTCTAACGATGTGCCTAGTGGATTGCCACTTATTAGAGGAATAGagcatcaaattgattttgtgCCAGGTACGACAATTCCTAACCGACCAGCCTATAGGAGTAATCCGGAGAAGACAAAGGAACTTCAAAGGCAAGTTAAGGAGTTGCTAACCAAAGGACATGTGAAAGATAGCTTGAGTCCATGTGCGGTGTCGGTGCTACTTGTGCCTAAGAAGGATGGAACTTGGAGGATGT TTGTGTTTCTTGGTTATGTTGTTAGTGCGAAAGGAATTGAGGTGGATGAGGAAAAGGTGAAGGCTATCAAGGAATGGCCCACACCTAAGTCAATCACTGAGGTAAGGAGTTTTCATGGTTTGGCTAGTTTTTATCTCCGATTTGTCAAAGATTTCAGTACACTAGCCACACCACTCactgaaattattaaaaaatctatGGGTTTTAAATGGGGCAGTGAACAAGATCGtgcatttattgaaattaaagaaagattaTGTGGTGCTCCTTTATTAGCATTACctgatttttctaaaacttttgaGATTGAGTGTGATGCCTCAGGAATAGGTATTGGAGGTGTTTTGATGCAGGAGAAGCGACCAATAACCTATTTTAGTGAAAAGCTAAATGGGACAACTTTGAACTACCTAACATATGACAAGGAGCTTTATGCACTAGTGAGAGCATTGGAGACTTGGCAACATTACCTTTGGCCTAAAGAATTTGTTATACATACCGACCATGAGTCCTTGAAGCACTTAAAAGGACAAGGTAAGTTGAATAGAAGGCATGCCAAGTGGGTGGAATTCATTGAGACCTTCCCTTATGTAATCAAATACAAACAAGGTAAGGAAAATATTGTGGTTGATGCATTATCAAGAAG ACTAGATGGGTACTTGTTTAGAGAGAATAGACTTTGTGTGCCTAATAGTTCTATGCGTGAGTTGCTTGTGCATGAAGCACATGGAGGTGGTTTAATGGGTCACTTTGGTGTAAGGAAGACTTTAGACGTATtacatgaacatttttttttt ccaaagaTGAAACGTGATGTGGAGAGAGCTTGTGCTAGATGCATTAC TAGGCAGGCCAAATCTAGAGTCTTACCACATGGATTATACACTCCTTTACCTGTACCTAGTGCACCTTGGGTTGATATTTctatggattttgttttaggCTTGCCTAGGTCAAGGAATGGTAGGGATtcaatttttgtggttgttgatAGGTTTTCTAAGATGGCACATTTCATATCTTGTCATAAAACTGATGATGCAACCCACATTGCtaatttgttctttagaaaGATAGTACGACTCCATGGTGTTCCTAAGAGTATTGTGTCTGATCGTGATGTTAAGTTCCTTAGCTATTTTTGGAAAGTCTTGTGGCGAAAGTTGGGAACTAAACTATTGTTTTCGACTACTTGTCACCCCCAAACGGATGGACAAACTGAGGTAGTAAATAGGACTTTATCTACTTTGTTACATACTATAATTCAGAATAACTTGAAAAATTGGGAGGATTGTTTGCCATTCATTGAGTTTGCATATAATCGAAGTGTTCATTCtattactaatttttcaccatttgagattgtttatggttttaatcCACTAACTCCTTTGGATTTGCTACCTTTACCAGTTA TTTGGGTGcatatgagaaaagaaagatttccAACCTGTAGGCAGTCCAAGCTACATCCTAGAGGGGATGGTCCAtttcaagtccttgagagaatCAATGATAATGCATACAAGTTGGATCTTCCAGGTGAGTATAACATTAGTGCTACATTTAATGTTTCTGATCTTTCTCCTTTTGATGTAGGTGACGATTCGAGGACGAATCCTTTTGAAAAGAGGGGGaatgatgagaatcaacaagcattcaatgatccattgcatgttccagttgggcctattactaaagcaagatctaagaagatcaaagaagcacttaatgggctaattcaagagatttgggtTCTAACGCAGGACATTCTAAGtttggcccaaaggaagatgaaggtgtaa